One part of the Apus apus isolate bApuApu2 chromosome 11, bApuApu2.pri.cur, whole genome shotgun sequence genome encodes these proteins:
- the ZNF319 gene encoding zinc finger protein 319 — MSESWQQQQQQPQPPPQHHTGAAALPEHSMPPSTADNPLGCAVYGILLQPDPGLQHHQHAPLQAGEPSHKCGVCGHDLTHLSNPHEHQCLPGHDRSFQCTQCLKIFHQATDLLEHQCIQVEQKPFVCGVCKMGFSLLTSLAQHHNVHNGNAMKCSICEKTYKPPEAEHSQPLDPSEKPYSCSICQKTFKHLSELSRHERIHTGEKPYKCTLCDKSFSQSSHLVHHKRTHSSERPYKCTVCEKTFKHRSHLVRHMYAHSGEHLFKCNVCELHFKESSELLQHPCTPSGERPFRCSECQKAFKRPSDLRQHERTHSEERPFKCDLCQMSFKQQYALMRHRRTHKAEEPFKCNLCEKGFVQPSHLVYHQHVHGIENLFKCNVCQKGFNQSSELLRHKCVQNAERPFKCAVCNKSYKRASALQKHQLAHCAEKPLKCTLCERRFFSSSEFVQHRCDPAREKPLKCPDCEKRFKYASDLQRHRRVHTGEKPYKCHSCEKAFKQREHLNKHHSVHAREQQYKCMWCGERFLDLGLLQEHSVQHTAEGAYQVAACLP, encoded by the coding sequence atgtcagaaagctggcagcagcaacagcagcaaccaCAGCCGCCGCCGCAGCACCACACTGGGGCAGCTGCCCTCCCAGAGCACTCCATgccacccagcactgctgacaACCCCTTGGGCTGTGCTGTCTATGGCATCCTGCTCCAGCCAGACCCCGGCTTGCAGCACCACCAGCACGCCCCCCTCCAGGCTGGAGAGCCGTCCCACAAATGTGGTGTGTGTGGCCATGACCTCACTCACCTCTCCAACCCCCATGAGCACCAGTGCTTGCCAGGCCACGACCGCTCTTTCCAGTGTACCCAGTGCCTGAAAATCTTCCACCAGGCCACTGACCTCCTTGAACACCAGTGCATCCAGGTGGAACAGAAGCCCTTTGTGTGCGGCGTCTGCAAGATGGGCTTCTCCCTCCTGACCTCGCTGGCACAGCACCACAATGTCCACAATGGCAATGCCATGAAGTGCTCTATCTGTGAGAAGACCTACAAGCCTCCTGAGGCAGAGCATTCTCAGCCTCTTGACCCCTCGGAGAAGCCCTACAGCTGCTCCATCTGTCAGAAGACCTTCAAGCACCTCTCAGAGCTGTCCCGGCATGAGCGCATCCACACTGGTGAGAAGCCGTACAAGTGCACTCTGTGTGACAAGAGCTTCAGTCAGTCATCCCACCTGGTGCACCACAAGCGGACGCACAGCTCAGAGCGGCCCTACAAGTGCACAGTGTGCGAGAAGACCTTCAAGCACCGCTCCCACCTGGTGCGCCACATGTATGCACACTCTGGGGAGCACCTCTTCAAGTGCAACGTCTGCGAGCTGCACTTCAAGGAGTCATCGGAGCTTTTGCAGCACCCCTGCACGCCCAGCGGGGAGCGGCCCTTCCGCTGCAGTGAGTGCCAGAAGGCCTTCAAGCGGCCCTCGGACCTGCGGCAGCACGAGCGGACGCACAGCGAGGAGCGGCCCTTCAAGTGTGACCTCTGTCAGATGAGCTTCAAGCAGCAGTACGCGCTCATGCGTCACCGCCGCACGCACAAGGCTGAGGAGCCCTTCAAGTGCAACCTGTGTGAGAAGGGCTTTGTGCAGCCCTCACACTTGGTGTACCATCAGCATGTGCATGGCATAGAAAACCTCTTCAAGTGCAATGTGTGCCAGAAAGGCTTCAACCAGTCCTCGGAGCTGCTGCGGCACAAGTGCGTGCAGAACGCAGAGCGGCCCTTCAAGTGCGCGGTGTGCAACAAGTCCTACAAGCGggcctcagctctgcagaagcacCAGCTGGCCCACTGTGCTGAGAAGCCGCTCAAGTGCACGCTCTGCGAGAGAcgtttcttctcctcctccgaGTTTGTGCAGCACCGCTGCGACCCAGCCCGCGAGAAGCCCCTCAAGTGCCCCGACTGTGAAAAGCGGTTCAAGTACGCCTCGGACCTGCAGCGCCACCGGCGTGTCCACACTGGTGAGAAGCCCTACAAGTGCCATTCCTGCGAGAAGGCCTTCAAGCAGCGCGAGCACCTCAACAAGCACCACAGTGTGCATGCCCGGGAGCAGCAGTACAAGTGCATGTGGTGTGGGGAACGGTTCCTGGACTTGGgcctgctgcaggagcacagtGTCCAGCACACAGCTGAGGGCGCCTACCAGGTGGCTGCCTGCTTGCCCTGA
- the USB1 gene encoding U6 snRNA phosphodiesterase 1, whose protein sequence is MRAALVGYSSSEEEEEEGQRRGGGAQGPCRGSAGLSRLPVPANLPGDPEPEEAVHNDSSRHGGRVRGFPHERGNWATHVYLSYTVQEEFLELLELLLSRARTYVSSLAAMEEFHVSLSQCVVLRYHWIQPFVRSLRERLASFHRFFCVADQVKVYTNQNKTRTFIGLEVSAGHFQLLELVSEVDRVLEEFDLPTFYKDPSFHISLAWCVGDLSGQLEGQCLQELQDIVDGFEDSALLLRVQWEQIRCKSGNKYFSFPLR, encoded by the exons ATGAGGGCCGCGCTGGTGGGGTACAGCAGctcggaggaggaggaggaggaagggcagcGCCGGGGCGGCGGCGCGCAGGGCCCCTGCCGGGGCAG cgCCGGCCTCTCCCGCCTGCCTGTCCCCGCCAACTTGCCGGGCGATCCGGAGCCGGAGGAGGCCGTTCACAACGACAGCTCCCGGCATGGCGGCCGCGTCCGCGGCTTCCCCCACGAGCGGGGCAACTGGGCCACCCACGTCTACCTGTCCT ACACCGTCCAGGAGGAATTCCTGGAGTTGCTGGAGCTCCTGCTGTCCCGTGCTCGCACCTACGTCTCCTCGCTGGCTGCCATGGAGGAGTTCCACGTCAGCCTCTCACAGTGTGTGGTGCTGCGCTACCACTGGATTCAGCCCTTTGTCCGCTCCCTCCGGGAGCGCCTGGCCTCCTTCCACAG GTTCTTTTGCGTGGCTGACCAAGTGAAGGTTTACACCAACCAGAACAAAACGAG GACCTTTATTGGCTTGGAGGTCTCTGCTGGacatttccagctgctggagctggtctCAGAGGTGGACCGAGTTCTGGAGGAATTTGACCTTCCCACGTTCTACAAG GACCCGTCATTCCATATCAGCTTGGCCTGGTGTGTCGGGGACCTGTCTGGCCAACTGGAAGGGCAGTGTCTGCAGGAGCTACAG GACATCGTGGATGGGTTTGAGGACTCGGCGCTTCTGCTGCGTGTCCAATGGGAACAAATCCGCTGCAAGTCAGGGAACAAATACTTCTCCTTCCCCTTGAGGTAG